TTGTATTTCGGCGCAGTACGGTTAATCATTTCACTTTGCTCGAGCAAGCAAAGCTTAATACCATCCCGGCGCTAGCGATCCCGATTTACCGAATGCTTGGACGCTGCGGTACTAAATGCATCGCCACAGGAGAGCCGGGAACAGGGAAGTCTACACTTGTACTTTCGCTTTTTGCAGAAACGGAGACGGATAAGATCACAGTTCTTGCGGAGAATGCGTGGGAACTTAACCTGAAAGCCCACTTTCCAGATCGAGATATTACCGAATTTGTAGGCGATGATAAAACCATGGTTTCCGTTGTATTTCCAAGAACATTACGGCAGGATCCGGGGCAGTATGTCATTGGTGAGGTTCGTGAGGTTGAAGCAAGCATGTACAAGGAAGCATGTGCCAATACAACAGGCTTTGTTATAACAACCATGCATGAGAAGGATTCAACGAACGTACCGGGGACGCTAGCGCGGAAAGAGATACGCTGGGTTAGCGGTATGAATTACCGAATTGCTCTGACGGATTATGCGAATCACATCGATTTTGTTTTCGTTATGGAGCTGGGTGAAGATCAGACAACGCTTCGTAATGTCGAAATTTCGGAAATCGTTTTTAATGCTTTAACACTGACGGTAACGAGTCGGCGCTTGATGTGGTTTGACGGACAGGACTGGTTATTTAATGACAATATCGATCCTCGTTTGAAAAATCGGATGCGTCGTAAAAACCGTGAAAGTTTTGATGAGGGCATGAAAGCACTG
The genomic region above belongs to Paenibacillus sp. GP183 and contains:
- a CDS encoding ATPase, T2SS/T4P/T4SS family, with protein sequence MSVLEEKLNVRLYKEIPVSSLMDYTKENTKRPESSAQQAYSLAAFDHTMEIMSKFFDGRLENAKSDDEKKAYLLQQHRATIGHPENVEAIKTIIKQQIDQLKLHDTQHPSVYQNLVDALFHEIWGLGVVSVWLERHRSIGKCRVNGTEVKYKKVGEKHRTHEQYRNIKDVYRLIENLMRNDENEVMSRDKQYSELQLYDGTRVVITQPPLSKWPTIVFRRSTVNHFTLLEQAKLNTIPALAIPIYRMLGRCGTKCIATGEPGTGKSTLVLSLFAETETDKITVLAENAWELNLKAHFPDRDITEFVGDDKTMVSVVFPRTLRQDPGQYVIGEVREVEASMYKEACANTTGFVITTMHEKDSTNVPGTLARKEIRWVSGMNYRIALTDYANHIDFVFVMELGEDQTTLRNVEISEIVFNALTLTVTSRRLMWFDGQDWLFNDNIDPRLKNRMRRKNRESFDEGMKALKNLAELHPIPSEELEISLQWGGNE